A stretch of the Vibrio gazogenes genome encodes the following:
- a CDS encoding MarR family winged helix-turn-helix transcriptional regulator, whose amino-acid sequence MPDNNALLLDNQLCFALYSTSLAMTQMYKPLLEPLGLTYPQYLVLLILWEQDGIGLKDIGERLGQKSGALTPVIKRMEQEGLVNRTRQLHDERSLDVRLTPKGQQLKGEALKISQCLLESCGIPSQELLEMKEKIMILRDNLLKNQPS is encoded by the coding sequence ATGCCCGATAATAACGCTCTATTGCTGGACAACCAGCTATGTTTTGCTCTTTATTCAACCTCTTTGGCGATGACGCAGATGTATAAACCGCTACTTGAGCCTCTGGGGCTTACGTATCCACAATATCTCGTATTACTGATTCTCTGGGAGCAGGATGGCATTGGTCTTAAAGATATTGGTGAGCGATTAGGACAGAAATCCGGTGCGCTAACACCAGTGATTAAGCGGATGGAGCAAGAAGGGTTGGTGAATCGTACGCGGCAGCTACATGACGAACGTTCATTAGATGTCCGCCTGACACCGAAGGGGCAGCAACTCAAAGGGGAAGCGTTAAAAATTAGCCAGTGCTTGCTTGAATCCTGTGGTATTCCCAGTCAAGAGTTGCTTGAGATGAAAGAAAAAATCATGATCTTGAGAGATAACTTACTTAAGAATCAGCCGTCGTAA